A single window of Ferrimonas balearica DSM 9799 DNA harbors:
- a CDS encoding multiheme c-type cytochrome, with protein MKQFRKPHLALLVAAAMAVAGCADDGKDGAPGEPGEPGPPGPGTPPPTVDVTETTHVKVLNFAVEEGQVVYEIEVTDQEGTLVEGLEAAEGKFAAWTERGYVLSRSGEGTLGGYGSMSTEGATLEMGEPGQYTFTLPMENVTAGQEGMLWLRVGDREGPIMRSMPLVVDKPEGTYSTSDATCNACHVDYAAGSRRHASYTAMDIEGEGDLVGGCLVCHNSVSRADENGGYATNTLSKIAHVNHPEKGFERDFTVLNCTTCHETTPLNTSIAGPGCVDCHNPGAPVGPMSPNTDPSFDIRAIHAQKVALPEIEQIRESHYTTTSAPYWDADVTWDSGTGAVCTDLKLFKVEGETETQLNIGDMYAAGELTYAGAYIHGYDGQGITGRAIARGSDQYVARADGTRSICFPQLLAVEGSDGTDFTAGNFMASTRVTVPQTGWVNDDGKDGVSFTTYSVVVSTDYFDVDPAVTAPTFTEVSDFDRRQVVAADSCVTCHNSETNYHKNGSYQNGGWDCVACHNNGQNRNSGGSAPGFGPMVHSMHWGVGSGIGTDDANSATKLNAENCVACHADGIDLYAIPNQYQLARAYHEGTRGMMASPVTANCFACHDSESALNHMVQNGGEIDAVADPLWYTTKSAESCATCHAEGKTFGIEKYHVFER; from the coding sequence ATGAAACAATTCAGGAAGCCTCACCTGGCGTTGCTGGTGGCTGCTGCGATGGCCGTTGCTGGCTGTGCGGATGACGGAAAAGACGGTGCACCGGGCGAGCCGGGCGAACCGGGACCGCCGGGTCCGGGCACGCCGCCACCCACCGTTGATGTCACCGAGACCACCCATGTCAAAGTACTGAACTTTGCCGTGGAAGAGGGCCAGGTGGTGTACGAGATTGAAGTGACCGATCAGGAAGGCACTCTGGTTGAGGGGCTGGAGGCCGCAGAAGGCAAGTTCGCCGCCTGGACTGAGCGCGGTTACGTGCTGAGCCGCAGTGGCGAAGGCACCCTGGGTGGCTACGGTTCCATGAGCACCGAAGGCGCCACCCTGGAGATGGGTGAACCGGGTCAGTACACCTTTACCCTGCCGATGGAAAACGTCACCGCCGGCCAGGAAGGGATGCTGTGGTTGCGTGTAGGGGACCGTGAAGGGCCCATCATGCGCTCCATGCCCTTGGTCGTGGATAAGCCGGAAGGCACCTACAGCACCAGCGACGCAACCTGTAACGCCTGTCACGTGGACTACGCGGCCGGCTCTCGTCGTCACGCCAGCTACACGGCAATGGACATTGAGGGTGAAGGCGATCTGGTGGGCGGATGTCTGGTCTGTCACAACTCGGTTTCCCGTGCGGATGAGAATGGCGGCTACGCCACCAACACCCTCTCCAAGATTGCCCACGTCAATCACCCGGAAAAAGGGTTTGAGCGTGACTTTACCGTGTTGAACTGCACCACTTGTCACGAAACCACGCCGCTGAACACCAGCATTGCCGGTCCCGGCTGTGTGGATTGTCATAACCCGGGTGCGCCGGTAGGACCAATGAGCCCGAACACCGACCCGAGCTTCGACATTCGCGCCATCCATGCCCAGAAAGTGGCGTTGCCGGAGATTGAACAGATCCGCGAAAGCCACTACACCACCACCTCTGCCCCGTACTGGGATGCGGACGTGACCTGGGACAGCGGTACCGGTGCGGTCTGTACCGACCTGAAACTGTTCAAAGTGGAAGGGGAAACCGAAACTCAGCTCAATATCGGTGATATGTACGCGGCCGGTGAGCTGACCTACGCCGGTGCCTACATCCACGGCTACGATGGCCAGGGCATCACCGGACGCGCCATTGCCCGCGGCAGTGACCAGTACGTTGCCCGCGCTGACGGTACCCGCTCCATCTGCTTCCCGCAGTTGCTGGCGGTAGAAGGCAGCGATGGCACTGACTTCACCGCAGGCAACTTTATGGCCAGCACCCGAGTGACCGTCCCGCAAACCGGTTGGGTTAACGACGATGGCAAAGATGGCGTCTCCTTTACCACCTACTCCGTCGTGGTCTCTACCGACTACTTTGATGTGGATCCGGCCGTGACCGCGCCGACCTTTACCGAAGTCAGCGACTTTGATCGTCGCCAGGTGGTTGCGGCTGACAGCTGTGTGACCTGTCACAACAGTGAGACCAACTACCACAAGAACGGCAGCTATCAGAACGGCGGCTGGGACTGCGTGGCGTGTCACAACAATGGTCAGAACCGTAACTCCGGCGGTTCCGCCCCGGGCTTCGGTCCGATGGTGCACTCCATGCACTGGGGTGTGGGCAGCGGCATCGGTACCGATGACGCCAACTCCGCCACCAAGCTGAACGCGGAAAACTGTGTGGCCTGCCACGCCGACGGGATCGACCTGTACGCCATTCCGAACCAGTATCAGCTGGCCCGGGCTTACCATGAGGGCACCCGCGGCATGATGGCCAGCCCGGTCACTGCCAACTGCTTCGCCTGTCACGACAGCGAATCCGCCCTGAACCACATGGTACAGAACGGCGGTGAGATCGATGCGGTGGCAGACCCGCTCTGGTACACCACCAAATCGGCAGAGTCCTGCGCCACCTGCCACGCTGAAGGCAAGACCTTTGGCATTGAGAAATACCACGTGTTTGAGCGGTAA
- a CDS encoding cytochrome c3 family protein: MKKLIALLAFCLPMSLLAAPIADTHTEMAGCESCHEGGTPSSDLAHENQTCIDCHGDLNALGGVHADHAGMMECTDCHITHEEHDANSGCESCH, translated from the coding sequence GTGAAAAAACTCATCGCTTTACTCGCTTTCTGCCTGCCCATGAGCCTGTTGGCTGCGCCCATTGCAGACACCCACACTGAGATGGCGGGTTGTGAAAGTTGCCACGAGGGCGGCACGCCCTCCTCGGATCTGGCCCACGAGAATCAGACCTGCATCGACTGTCACGGTGACCTCAATGCCCTGGGTGGCGTCCACGCTGACCACGCCGGCATGATGGAGTGCACGGATTGTCACATTACCCACGAGGAACACGACGCTAACAGCGGTTGTGAGAGCTGCCACTGA
- a CDS encoding catalase, whose protein sequence is MMNQRLTSQNGAPIADDQNSLTAGARGGVMLQDWQLIEKLAHFNRERIPERVVHAKGSGAYGTFTLTRDLSEFTLADHFRGVGKQTEVFLRFSTVGGESGSADAERDPRGFAVRFYTANGNHDVVGNNTPVFFLRDGIKFPDFIHTQKRNPKTNMKDPEAMWDFWSLNPEALHQVTILMSDRGIPASYRHMNGYGSHTFSFWNEQGERFWVKFHFKTQQGIKNLSNQQADKLKGIDPDHAQRDLYGAIEDGEFPKWSVNVQIMPEADAEKYHLNPFDLTKVWPHKDYPLQEIGVLELNRNPENYFNEVEQAALAPSNLVPGIGASPDKMLQARLFAYADAQRYRIGANYNQLPVNCPHASQANHYQRGGAMAGTGCPFHGRSPDSAGSVNYGPNSQNGPAQQAQYAEPPMDIAGAMARYDKTVEDDYQQAGDLFRLMNAEQQQALFDTIAATLEQASEAVQARMLSHFEQADPAYAEGIRAAIAAA, encoded by the coding sequence ATTATGAACCAACGACTGACTAGCCAAAATGGCGCACCCATTGCCGACGATCAAAACAGCCTGACCGCAGGCGCCCGTGGTGGCGTCATGCTGCAGGACTGGCAGCTGATTGAGAAGCTGGCTCACTTTAACCGCGAGCGCATCCCTGAGCGTGTGGTGCACGCCAAGGGCTCTGGCGCGTACGGCACCTTCACCCTGACCCGGGACCTGTCCGAATTCACCCTGGCGGATCACTTCCGCGGTGTCGGCAAGCAGACCGAAGTGTTCCTGCGCTTCTCCACCGTCGGCGGCGAGTCCGGTTCCGCGGACGCTGAGCGTGACCCCCGTGGTTTTGCGGTGCGCTTCTATACCGCCAATGGTAACCACGACGTGGTGGGCAACAACACGCCGGTGTTCTTCCTGCGTGATGGCATCAAGTTCCCCGACTTTATCCACACCCAGAAGCGCAACCCCAAAACCAACATGAAAGACCCCGAAGCGATGTGGGACTTCTGGTCACTGAACCCGGAGGCGTTGCACCAGGTCACCATCCTGATGTCTGACCGGGGCATTCCGGCCAGCTACCGCCATATGAACGGCTATGGCAGCCACACCTTCTCGTTCTGGAATGAGCAGGGTGAGCGGTTCTGGGTCAAGTTCCACTTTAAGACTCAGCAGGGCATCAAAAACCTCTCCAACCAGCAGGCGGACAAGCTGAAGGGGATCGACCCGGACCACGCCCAGCGTGATCTTTACGGTGCCATTGAGGATGGCGAGTTCCCGAAATGGTCGGTGAATGTCCAGATCATGCCGGAGGCGGATGCCGAGAAATACCACCTCAACCCGTTTGACCTGACCAAGGTGTGGCCGCACAAGGACTACCCGCTGCAGGAGATCGGTGTGCTGGAGCTGAACCGCAATCCGGAGAACTACTTCAACGAGGTGGAGCAGGCGGCGCTGGCCCCGTCCAACCTGGTACCGGGCATCGGCGCGTCACCGGACAAGATGCTGCAGGCCCGACTGTTTGCCTACGCCGACGCTCAGCGTTACCGGATTGGTGCCAACTACAACCAGCTGCCGGTGAACTGCCCGCACGCCAGCCAAGCCAACCACTACCAGCGTGGCGGTGCGATGGCAGGAACCGGATGCCCGTTCCACGGCCGCAGCCCGGACAGCGCCGGCAGCGTGAACTACGGCCCCAACAGCCAGAATGGCCCGGCTCAGCAGGCCCAGTACGCCGAGCCGCCGATGGACATCGCCGGTGCCATGGCCCGCTATGACAAGACCGTCGAGGACGACTACCAGCAGGCGGGGGATCTGTTCCGGCTGATGAACGCCGAGCAGCAGCAAGCGCTGTTCGACACCATCGCCGCCACCCTGGAGCAGGCCAGTGAAGCGGTACAGGCCCGGATGCTGAGCCACTTTGAGCAGGCGGACCCGGCCTACGCCGAAGGCATCCGTGCGGCCATCGCCGCCGCATAA
- the nrfD gene encoding cytochrome c nitrite reductase subunit NrfD: MNPSINAVLNFDTMVWPWPIAIYLFLAGVSAGSVMVAVAVKRYREFHGQAVADSGIVKAMALIAPISVILGLGILIVDLTKPLEFWKMMIFWNPTSVMFWGVMVLSVYIVVLFLYMAALFHQPLMVFGRRFPVVGKLLNLIKGFEGGMQWVLVLLAVALGAYTGFLLSALKGFPLLNNPVLPVLFLVSGISSGAAATILFSLLCFKESAHSQDIHFVHTIEKPVLMTEIFLLITFFLGLVFAGGASAEAARVALMGEFWSTVFWVLVVFCGMVLPWILQWTLPKTLTGRSGFVAALCLLSLTGVFALRHFILYAGQMTVA, from the coding sequence ATGAACCCGTCCATTAATGCGGTGCTCAACTTTGACACCATGGTGTGGCCCTGGCCCATCGCCATCTACCTGTTCCTGGCCGGGGTTTCCGCCGGTTCGGTGATGGTGGCGGTGGCGGTCAAGCGTTACCGCGAGTTCCACGGTCAGGCGGTGGCCGACAGCGGCATCGTCAAGGCGATGGCCCTGATCGCGCCGATCTCGGTCATCCTGGGCCTCGGCATCCTGATTGTCGACCTGACCAAGCCGCTGGAGTTCTGGAAGATGATGATCTTCTGGAACCCCACCTCAGTGATGTTCTGGGGGGTGATGGTGCTGTCGGTCTACATCGTGGTGCTGTTCCTCTATATGGCCGCGCTGTTCCATCAGCCGCTGATGGTGTTCGGTCGTCGCTTCCCGGTGGTGGGTAAGCTGTTGAACCTGATTAAGGGGTTCGAGGGCGGTATGCAGTGGGTGTTGGTCCTGCTGGCGGTCGCGCTGGGTGCCTATACCGGCTTCCTGCTGTCGGCCCTGAAGGGCTTCCCGCTGCTGAACAACCCGGTGTTGCCGGTGCTGTTCCTGGTGTCGGGGATCTCCTCCGGTGCGGCAGCCACCATCCTGTTCAGTTTGCTGTGCTTCAAGGAATCGGCGCACAGCCAGGACATCCACTTCGTTCACACCATCGAGAAACCGGTGCTGATGACCGAGATCTTCCTGCTGATCACCTTCTTCCTGGGCCTGGTGTTTGCTGGCGGTGCCAGTGCAGAGGCCGCCCGGGTGGCGTTGATGGGCGAGTTCTGGTCCACCGTATTCTGGGTGCTGGTGGTGTTCTGCGGCATGGTATTGCCCTGGATTCTGCAATGGACTCTGCCCAAGACTCTGACCGGTCGCTCCGGCTTCGTTGCCGCGCTGTGCCTGCTCAGTTTGACCGGAGTGTTCGCCCTGCGTCACTTCATTCTGTATGCCGGTCAGATGACCGTAGCCTGA